The following proteins are co-located in the Oncorhynchus clarkii lewisi isolate Uvic-CL-2024 chromosome 30, UVic_Ocla_1.0, whole genome shotgun sequence genome:
- the LOC139389564 gene encoding phosphoserine aminotransferase-like, with product MEKKHTINFGAGPAKLPQSVLLQAQKELLDYNGSGVSVLEMSHRSSDFTKIMNTTENLLRELLSIPDNYKVMFFQGGGTGQFSAVPLNLIGLKEDRCADYLVTGTWSSNAAKEAEKYGKVNVVHPKLDTYTNVTESGGAVENFLLPATSSSMTGLAVESSDPL from the exons ATGGAAAAAAAACACACCATTAACTTCGGCGCTGGACCTGCAAAACTACCACAGTCT GTGCTGTTACAGGCGCAGAAAGAACTGCTCGACTACAATGGTAGCGGAGTCAGTGTCCTGG AGATGAGCCATCGGTCGTCAGACTTCACCAAGATCATGAACACCACAGAAAACCTGTTGCGGGAGCTACT gagtaTCCCAGACAACTACAAAGTCATGTTCTTCCAGGGGGGCGGGACGGGCCAGTTTAGCGCCGTCCCCCTCAATCTGATTGGTCTAAAGGAGGACAGGTGTGCTGATTACCTAGTGACGGGCACCTGGTCGTCCAATGCTGCCAAGGAAGCTGAGAAATACGGCAAGGTCAACGTGGTTCACCCCAAACTGGACACCTACACCA acgtgacagagtctggaggcGCCGTGGAGAactttctgctgcctgcaacatcctccagcatgaccggtttggcggtggaatcctcagaccccttgtga